One Coffea arabica cultivar ET-39 chromosome 5e, Coffea Arabica ET-39 HiFi, whole genome shotgun sequence DNA segment encodes these proteins:
- the LOC140006923 gene encoding uncharacterized protein has translation MDRQVRGRERGRSIRQHPEVGGDREPEVNQDHGQEGVAGDPVATVINRITDVLERMTEHQALGPVHHQGGPIDTEDRVLERFLKFGPPKFYGGSEPEVAEGWWERISDIFAALNYAEERQVAFATFQFEGAARSWWNLGLNVEIQEGLAAVRIDTFADAVKRVQRVEVARAQVKSFQAKKRFAPSSSRELTYANAPPAKVGRGTGGVNSPGAPRGALVRGVGARSAGERDTGARGGPSGRGQPRKASQGGRVTTPQLTCGYCRKAGHTEDGCWRREEKCLRCGSSEHQIAGCPKTREGGTLSARQPTSGGSRPKVPTRVCAIDDQPLPDSSKVVEGTLPIFHRLARVLIDPGATHLFVNPTFMSEIDVKPVRLPFDLEVRTPMGNKSIITSLAYKNCEFWVGERRMLVDLVSLDIKGYDVIIGMDFLAHYHAKLDCRAKVLEFWIPREATLKLDVKGRLASSAMISRIRARKMLHKGAQGFLAFLINAPSDQVKLEDVPAVREYPDIFPEELKTLPPEREVEFKIELVPGTASISKTPYRMAPAELKKLKIQLQDLLDRGHKVSKDGIAVDPAKVEAVTTWKQPETPTEVRSFLGLAGYYKRFIKDFSKIVGPMTELTKKNNKFIWTPKCESSFQELKKRLTSVPVLALPDGVESYVVYSDASREGKTNVVADALSRKAQVAGLMVKEWDMLEEVSIWNPHLERLKILFGNLSLKSPLLERIKEAQKTDPIIQKKLEKVQKGETLDFKLGSEGVLRFRDRIVVPVDEKLRKEILKESHRSRLTKSAHFLPVSMSFSLEKLAKLYTEEIMRLLCIPISIVSDRDPKLRLPASMAKVHNVFHVSMLKKYHPDPSHVLQLEEIEVDESLTYEEGPVKILEREVKELRGKKIPLVKILWRNRGIEEATWELEEDMQRKYPELFL, from the exons ATGGATCGACAAGTTAGAGGTAGAGAACGTGGGAGATCAATTAGACAACACCCCGAGGTTGGTGGTGATAGGGAACCTGAGGTCAATCAAGACCATGGTCAAGAGGGCGTGGCCGGAGACCCAGTGGCCACCGTGATCAACAGAATAACTGATGTCTTAGAGCGCATGACTGAGCACCAAGCCCTTGGACCAGTGCATCACCAAGGAGGCCCAATCGATACTGAGGATCGGGTATTAGAGAGATTCTTGAAGTTTGGACCTCCTAAGTTTTATGGAGGATCAGAACCTGAGGTAGCAGAAGGTTGGTGGGAGAGGATCTCCGATATTTTTGCAGCTCTGAATTATGCGGAGGAGAGACAAGTGGCTTTCGCAAcattccagtttgagggagctgctcgttcctggtggaaccta ggactgaacgtggagatccaggaggGATTAGCTGCTGTTCGGATAGACACCTTTGCTGATGCAGTAAAGAGAGTTCAAAGGGTTGAAGTTGCCAGAGCTCAAGTAAAATCTTTCCAGGCTAAGAAAAGATTTGCTCCTAGCAGCAGTCGGGAGCTGACTTATGCAAATGCTCCACCGGCCAAAGTGGGTCGAGGAACGGGTGGAGTAAATAGTCCTggagcaccacgaggcgctctaGTGAGAGGAGTTGGGGCAAGAAGTGCCGGTGAAAGAGATACTGGAGCTAGAGGAGGACCAAGTGGAAGGGGTCAACCTAGGAAGGCCTCGCAAGGAGGTCGTGTGACAACCCCTCAGCTAACTTGTGGGTATTGCAGGAAAGCTGGCCATACCGAGGATGGATGCTGGAGGAGAGAAGAAAAGTGCTTGAGGTGCGGAAGCAGCGAGCACCAGATTGCCGGTTGTCCGAAAACACGAGAAGGTGGTACCCTGAGTGCTAGACAACCCACTTCTGGAGGAAGTAGGCCGAAGGTTCCTACCAGGGTGTGCGCCATAGACGATCAACCCCTACCTGATTCCTCGAAAGTTGTGGAAGGTActcttccaatctttcaccgatTAGCTAGAGtactaattgatcctggtgcaaCTCATTTATTTGTGAATCCAACTTTTATGTCCGAAATTGATGTAAAACCTGTTAGATTACCCTTTGATCTTGAAGTTAGGACCCCCATGGGTAATAAAAGCATAATCACTAGTCTGGCCTATAAGAACTGCGAATTCTGGGTTGGAGAGCGTAGGATGCTAGTAGATCTAGTCAGTTTGGACATAAAAGGGTATGATGTTATTATAGGAATGGATTTTCTAGCTCATTACCATGCTAAGCTTGATTGTAGAGCAAAAGTGTTAGAATTTTGGATTCCCAGggaagcaaccctgaaattggatgtgaaaGGCAGGTTAGCATCATCTGCTATGATTTCGAGAATTCGGGCAAGGAAAATGTTGCATAAAGGAGCGCAAGGTTTCTTAGCCTTCCTGATTAATGCTCCCAGTGACCAAGTAAAGTTGGAAGATGTGCCAGCGGTAAGGGAATATCCAGatatttttcctgaagaattaaaaacattaccTCCAGAGAGAGAAGTGGAGTTCAAGATTGAACTAGTGCCGGGAACGGCTTCGATTTCTAAGACtccataccgaatggctcctgcagagctaaaaaaattaaaaattcaatTACAGGATTTATTGGACAGAG ggCACAAAGTTTCTAAGGATGGAATTGCCGTGGatccggcaaaagttgaggcaGTCACAACGTGGAAGCAGCCAGAAACTCCAACAGAGgttagaagtttcttgggttTAGCAGGTTATTACAAGCGGTTCATCAAGGACTTTTCGAAGATTGTTGGACCTATGACAGAGctgacaaagaaaaataataagttCATTTGGACTCCAAAGTGCGAGTCAAGctttcaggagttaaagaagCGCTTAACATCAGTTCCTGTTTTGGCATTGCCTGACGGAGTAGAAAGTTATGTCGTATACTCTGATGCCTCTAGGGAAG GAAAAACCAACGTGGTAGCAGACGCTCTAAGTAGAAAGGCCCAAGTAGCGGGgttaatggtaaaagaatggGACATGTTAGAAGAGGTTAGTATTTGGAACCCTCACTTGGAGAGATTGAAGATTTTATTTGGGAACTTGTCGTTGAAGTCACCATTATTGGAGCGTATTAAGGAGGCACAGAAAACGGACCCTATAATCCAGAAAAAGTTggagaaagtgcaaaaaggaGAAACCCTAGACTTTAAATTAGGGTCTGAAGGAGTGTTAAGGTTTCGAGATCGAATTGTGGTTCCAGTTGATGAAAAGTTAAGGAAAGAAATTCTAAAAGAATCACATCGATCAAG GCTTACCAAGTCCGCACATTTTCTACCTGTGAGCATGAGCTTTTCTTTGGAGAAACTAGccaagttgtacacagaagagatcATGAGATTGCTTTGTATTCCTATAAGCATTGTGTCTGATCGAGATCCAAAG TTGAGGTTACCTGCGAGCATGGCCAAGGTTCACAATGTATTTCATGTTTCTAtgctcaagaaatatcaccccgaCCCAAGCCATGTGTTGCaattggaagaaattgaggtgGATGAGTCGTTAACTTATGAAGAAGGACCGGttaagattttggaaagagaagtgaAAGAATTGAGAGGTAAGAAAATTCCTTTGGTGAAGATTCTATGGAGAAATCGTGGAATAGAGGAGGCAACTTGGGAACTAGAAGAGGATATGCAGAGAAAATACCCCGAATTATTTCTTTAG